A region of Campylobacter concisus DNA encodes the following proteins:
- a CDS encoding transglycosylase domain-containing protein: MKYILAFIFIVAISLGGAFLYFYSQVRFDAYAIIDYKPKLTTQIFDRNNELIANIFEENRIYVKYNDIPPRVIEALVAIEDTSYFEHGGINIEAMARAAIKDIKARKLVEGASTLTQQLIKNLALSREKKFTRKIKEIVLAMKLESELSKENIIERYLNHVYFGHGYYGIKTAAEGYFRKELNELSIKEVAMLVGLPKAPSTYDPTKHLDLSLSRANRVLERMYSIGWLNEDEYRKGVLEEPAVFDDTLTRNKAPYVVDEIIKEASKKFDDIKTGGYKIQSTVDLNVQKIAQEALVYGYNEILKRDKKANAEILNGAIVVTHPQSGQILALIGGIDYTKSSYNRATQSKRQPGSSFKPFIYQIALDNGYSVVSQVADIARTFDMGNGKEWTPKNYSGGFQGYITIKSAITQSRNLATINLLNDLGLSSVRKQLTDMGFNDIPENLSIALGSFGISPLDFAKFYSMFPNEGEMVEPTLIKHIENSFGASMDYEPQRKQVLKPEQAFLMTTLLQNVVNNGTGRNAKINGIQIAGKTGTTNNNIDAWFCGYSPDIEAIIWYGNDDNSPMKKIEGGGRTAAPVFKKFMEGYIKLYPTLRRAFEQPDGVYKGYYGGSDEYYTNDSPLPQNIPANDIIQDQENDGLLF, encoded by the coding sequence ATGAAATATATCTTGGCATTTATCTTTATAGTTGCCATTTCGCTTGGCGGAGCATTTTTATATTTTTATTCACAAGTTAGATTTGATGCTTACGCTATTATTGATTATAAACCAAAGCTTACAACACAAATTTTTGATAGAAACAACGAACTCATTGCAAATATCTTTGAAGAAAATAGAATTTACGTAAAGTATAACGACATCCCGCCGCGTGTCATCGAAGCGCTCGTAGCTATCGAGGACACAAGCTACTTTGAGCATGGTGGCATAAATATAGAAGCCATGGCAAGGGCTGCCATAAAAGATATTAAAGCTAGAAAGCTAGTAGAGGGAGCTTCAACACTAACACAACAGCTCATTAAAAATTTGGCTCTAAGCCGTGAGAAGAAATTTACAAGAAAGATAAAAGAAATTGTGCTTGCCATGAAGCTTGAAAGCGAGCTTAGCAAAGAAAATATCATCGAAAGATACCTAAATCACGTCTATTTTGGACATGGCTACTACGGCATAAAAACAGCAGCTGAGGGATATTTTAGAAAAGAGCTAAATGAGCTAAGCATAAAAGAGGTTGCTATGCTAGTTGGCTTGCCAAAGGCTCCAAGCACTTATGATCCTACAAAGCACCTTGACCTATCACTTAGCCGTGCAAATAGAGTACTTGAGAGAATGTATAGCATCGGCTGGCTAAACGAGGATGAGTACCGCAAGGGCGTGCTTGAAGAGCCAGCAGTCTTTGACGATACACTCACAAGAAATAAAGCTCCTTACGTAGTCGATGAGATAATAAAAGAGGCCTCAAAGAAATTTGACGATATAAAAACTGGTGGTTATAAGATACAAAGCACAGTTGATCTAAATGTTCAAAAGATCGCTCAAGAAGCTCTAGTTTATGGCTACAATGAAATTTTAAAGCGCGATAAAAAAGCAAATGCAGAAATCCTAAATGGAGCTATAGTAGTCACTCATCCACAAAGTGGTCAAATTTTGGCACTAATTGGCGGTATTGACTACACAAAAAGCAGTTATAACCGTGCCACTCAAAGCAAGCGCCAGCCAGGATCTAGCTTTAAGCCATTTATCTATCAAATAGCACTTGATAATGGCTACTCAGTCGTCTCTCAAGTGGCTGATATCGCCAGGACATTTGATATGGGAAATGGCAAAGAGTGGACACCAAAGAATTATAGTGGCGGTTTTCAAGGCTATATCACTATAAAATCAGCCATAACCCAGTCGCGTAACCTCGCAACCATAAATTTGCTAAACGATCTTGGCCTTAGCTCGGTTCGTAAACAGCTTACGGATATGGGCTTTAACGATATCCCAGAAAATTTATCTATCGCACTTGGAAGCTTTGGGATTTCACCGCTTGACTTTGCAAAATTTTACTCGATGTTTCCAAATGAGGGCGAGATGGTTGAGCCAACACTTATTAAGCATATAGAAAATAGCTTTGGGGCCTCGATGGATTATGAACCACAAAGAAAGCAAGTGCTAAAACCAGAACAAGCATTTTTGATGACGACACTTCTTCAAAATGTCGTAAATAACGGTACTGGACGCAACGCTAAAATAAATGGCATCCAAATAGCAGGCAAAACCGGCACAACAAACAATAACATCGATGCTTGGTTTTGTGGCTACTCGCCCGATATCGAAGCGATAATCTGGTACGGAAATGACGACAACAGCCCTATGAAAAAGATTGAAGGCGGTGGTAGAACAGCCGCACCTGTGTTTAAGAAATTTATGGAAGGCTACATTAAGCTTTATCCTACTTTAAGACGTGCATTTGAGCAGCCAGATGGTGTTTATAAAGGCTATTATGGTGGCAGTGACGAATACTACACAAACGACTCACCACTACCTCAAAATATACCGGCAAATGACATCATACAAGATCAAGAAAATGATGGATTATTATTCTAG
- the maf gene encoding septum formation inhibitor Maf, with amino-acid sequence MITLASSSPTRANLLKEAGINFTQISFQFDESKIEKNVKPEIYVQNVVKAKKEQFLKENIGLKNLLFADSCVACGDKILGKAKDEKEAIAMLNLQSGNECSVYTAMIFLGEFELINVSRTTYKFKKFDEHDLNEYIKNNEWQGKAGAMTIENFNRKYIISQHGETSTAMGLNLKILKAFL; translated from the coding sequence ATGATAACACTCGCTTCAAGCTCGCCAACAAGGGCAAATTTATTAAAAGAGGCTGGCATAAATTTCACTCAAATTTCTTTCCAGTTTGACGAGAGTAAGATAGAAAAGAACGTAAAGCCTGAAATTTATGTCCAAAATGTCGTAAAAGCTAAAAAAGAGCAATTTTTAAAAGAAAATATAGGTCTTAAAAATTTGCTCTTTGCAGATAGCTGTGTGGCGTGTGGAGATAAAATTTTAGGTAAAGCAAAGGATGAAAAAGAAGCGATTGCCATGCTAAATTTACAAAGTGGCAACGAATGCAGCGTCTATACGGCAATGATATTTTTAGGCGAATTTGAGCTTATAAACGTAAGTAGGACTACGTATAAATTTAAAAAATTTGACGAGCATGACCTTAATGAATACATAAAAAATAATGAGTGGCAAGGCAAGGCTGGAGCCATGACGATAGAAAATTTTAATAGGAAATATATCATCTCCCAACACGGCGAAACTAGCACCGCCATGGGGCTAAATTTAAAAATATTAAAGGCATTTTTATGA
- the alaS gene encoding alanine--tRNA ligase, with protein sequence MQNLDIRKAYLDFFKSKGHEVVASAPLVPNDATLLFTNAGMVPFKSIFTGEVPRPTPPIRTSCQTCIRAGGKHNDLDNVGYTARHHTFFEMLGNFSFGEYFKKEAISYAWEFVTEVLKLPKDKLYVTVHESDDEAFEIWSTHIAKERIYRFGDHDNFWQMGDTGPCGPCSEIFYDQGAEHFNTPEDYMGGDGDRFLEIWNLVFMQYERSADGKLSPLPKPSIDTGMGLERVTAILQGKFSNYDSTLFMPLINEVAKLCGKPYVYESGASYRVISDHIRSVTFLLAQGTTFDKEGRGYVLRRILRRAIRHGYLLGIKEPFMYKLVDKVCELMGEHYTYLNEKKAAVKEQIKLEEERFLATIASGLELFESELKNTKEIFSGEAAFKLYDTFGFPLDLTADMLREKGLKVDEARFDELMSEQKARAKAAWKGSGDKSAKGDFKELLEKFGENKFIGYEELKSKSKILALLDEEFKNVDSLDAGKEGWVMFDVTPFYAQSGGQCGDSGKIVGKANVLDTQKFHGLNLSLVKTNTALKVGDEVELEVGSDRAETARHHSATHLLHAALRSVLGTHIAQAGSNVEADRLRFDFSHPKALTSEEISKIENLVNEWILDGANAKTQVMKLEDAKNSGAIALFNEKYADDVRVVSFGNVSKELCGGTHVKNIDEIGSFFITKESGVSAGVRRIEAVCSRAALNLVRSFRAELDELKDELKSTEPLNAVKKLKNELRALKDKLKNAKNSHELVYLDIDKTKLCVTSVDGGDIKTLIDEFKNEHESAAILLIQADESGKISLAAGVKNAPLKAGAWVKFAAQILGGNGGGKDDFATAGGKDASMIEDAIKDSLEYARQALEK encoded by the coding sequence ATGCAAAATTTAGATATAAGAAAGGCATATCTTGATTTTTTTAAATCAAAAGGTCACGAAGTCGTAGCTTCAGCGCCACTCGTGCCAAACGATGCAACACTACTTTTCACAAACGCTGGCATGGTGCCGTTTAAGAGTATTTTCACAGGCGAAGTGCCACGCCCAACGCCACCTATTCGCACTAGCTGTCAGACCTGCATAAGAGCTGGTGGTAAGCACAACGACCTTGATAATGTCGGCTACACAGCGCGCCATCACACATTTTTTGAGATGCTGGGCAACTTTAGCTTTGGCGAATACTTCAAAAAAGAGGCGATCTCTTACGCTTGGGAATTTGTAACAGAAGTACTAAAACTGCCAAAAGATAAGCTTTATGTAACCGTTCACGAAAGCGACGATGAAGCATTTGAAATTTGGAGCACTCACATCGCAAAAGAGAGAATTTACCGCTTTGGCGATCACGATAACTTCTGGCAAATGGGAGATACTGGACCATGTGGCCCTTGCAGTGAAATTTTTTACGATCAAGGTGCTGAGCACTTTAATACGCCTGAGGACTACATGGGCGGCGATGGCGATAGATTTTTAGAGATCTGGAACCTTGTTTTCATGCAGTATGAAAGAAGCGCCGATGGCAAACTAAGCCCACTACCAAAGCCAAGTATTGATACTGGCATGGGACTTGAGCGCGTTACTGCTATCTTGCAAGGTAAATTTAGCAACTACGACAGCACACTTTTTATGCCACTAATTAACGAAGTAGCAAAGCTTTGTGGCAAGCCATACGTCTATGAAAGTGGCGCTAGCTACCGCGTCATAAGCGATCACATCCGCTCAGTCACATTTTTGCTAGCTCAGGGCACGACATTTGATAAAGAAGGCCGTGGCTACGTGCTTCGCCGCATCTTACGCCGTGCGATCCGTCATGGATACTTGCTAGGCATAAAAGAGCCATTTATGTATAAGCTTGTTGATAAAGTTTGCGAGCTTATGGGCGAGCACTACACCTATTTAAATGAGAAAAAAGCGGCTGTAAAAGAGCAGATCAAGCTTGAAGAAGAGAGATTTTTGGCGACAATCGCTAGTGGCTTGGAGCTATTTGAGAGCGAGCTTAAAAATACAAAAGAAATTTTTAGCGGAGAGGCTGCGTTTAAGCTTTATGATACATTTGGCTTTCCGCTTGATCTAACAGCTGATATGCTTAGAGAAAAGGGCCTAAAAGTCGATGAGGCAAGGTTTGATGAGCTTATGAGTGAGCAAAAAGCACGTGCAAAAGCTGCCTGGAAAGGCAGTGGCGACAAGAGCGCGAAGGGCGACTTTAAAGAGCTACTTGAAAAATTTGGCGAGAATAAATTTATAGGCTACGAAGAGCTTAAGAGTAAAAGTAAAATTTTAGCCCTACTTGATGAAGAATTTAAAAATGTAGATAGCCTGGACGCTGGCAAAGAGGGCTGGGTGATGTTTGACGTCACTCCATTTTATGCTCAAAGTGGCGGCCAGTGCGGTGATAGCGGTAAGATAGTAGGCAAAGCAAATGTGCTTGATACGCAAAAATTCCACGGGCTAAATTTATCTTTAGTAAAAACTAATACGGCGCTAAAGGTTGGCGACGAAGTAGAGCTTGAAGTGGGCAGCGACAGGGCAGAGACTGCGCGTCATCACAGCGCTACACACTTGCTTCACGCAGCCCTTAGAAGCGTGCTTGGCACACACATCGCTCAAGCTGGCTCAAACGTCGAGGCAGATAGACTAAGGTTTGACTTCTCACATCCAAAGGCACTTACTAGCGAAGAAATTTCAAAGATCGAAAACCTTGTAAATGAGTGGATCTTAGACGGTGCAAATGCAAAAACGCAGGTTATGAAGCTTGAAGATGCTAAAAATAGCGGAGCTATCGCACTATTTAATGAAAAATACGCTGATGATGTGAGAGTCGTTAGCTTTGGCAATGTCAGCAAAGAGCTTTGTGGTGGTACACACGTTAAAAATATAGATGAGATCGGATCATTTTTCATCACAAAAGAGAGTGGCGTAAGTGCTGGCGTTAGGCGTATAGAGGCTGTTTGCTCAAGGGCTGCGCTAAATTTAGTAAGATCATTTAGAGCTGAGCTTGATGAGCTAAAAGATGAGTTAAAGAGCACTGAGCCACTAAATGCGGTCAAAAAGCTAAAAAATGAACTAAGAGCTTTAAAAGACAAACTAAAAAATGCCAAAAATTCTCATGAGCTAGTCTATTTAGATATAGATAAAACCAAACTTTGCGTCACAAGCGTAGATGGTGGAGATATAAAAACTTTGATAGATGAGTTTAAAAATGAGCATGAAAGTGCTGCTATTTTGCTAATCCAAGCTGATGAGAGTGGCAAAATTTCTCTTGCAGCTGGAGTCAAAAATGCTCCACTAAAAGCTGGTGCTTGGGTAAAATTTGCAGCGCAAATCCTAGGTGGCAATGGCGGTGGCAAAGATGACTTTGCAACAGCCGGTGGCAAAGATGCATCGATGATAGAAGATGCGATAAAAGACTCACTTGAGTACGCAAGGCAAGCCTTAGAAAAATGA
- a CDS encoding 3-isopropylmalate dehydratase: MSHYDIAFIKFDQVVLFLHVCFVALFVGLQAGLVLVGSYFIKNKFEDKERYHILLHIIRRFGIAIFILILCVIATSIFIIFGFYDANLTNPMASAMVATKCAIELFLLLNLSYIFYRYKKALKALRSHEMIELNESLIVIIYYFTPLNLLASLAAIYLGISYKVFL; this comes from the coding sequence ATGAGTCATTACGATATAGCTTTTATAAAATTTGACCAAGTAGTACTATTTTTGCATGTATGTTTTGTAGCTCTTTTTGTGGGGCTACAAGCCGGTCTTGTGCTTGTTGGAAGTTACTTTATAAAAAATAAATTTGAAGACAAGGAACGCTATCACATCTTACTTCACATTATAAGACGCTTTGGCATTGCGATTTTCATACTAATCCTTTGCGTGATAGCGACAAGTATATTTATAATTTTTGGATTTTATGATGCAAATTTGACAAATCCTATGGCAAGTGCAATGGTGGCAACAAAATGCGCAATAGAACTATTTTTGCTATTAAATTTAAGTTATATATTTTATAGATACAAAAAGGCCTTAAAAGCACTAAGATCGCATGAAATGATCGAGCTAAACGAGAGTTTGATCGTTATAATTTATTACTTTACGCCACTAAATTTATTAGCTTCTCTAGCAGCTATTTATCTTGGTATAAGCTATAAGGTATTTTTATGA